In Quercus lobata isolate SW786 chromosome 12, ValleyOak3.0 Primary Assembly, whole genome shotgun sequence, a genomic segment contains:
- the LOC115972618 gene encoding vacuolar protein sorting-associated protein 25 isoform X1 — protein MQKLGDFKLPHFFNYPPYFTLQPVRDTREKQVQLWKDLILDYCRTQKIFVIGLEEDFALFSNPVIERRGLLTKLPPLCRPPKIYGSLSHEAREAFLSALVSEGRAEWLDKGHRKCLILWHRVQDWADIIFRFVKDNGLEDSVMTVEEIRSGIESRGTELHGIDRTILMRALRVLEQKGKLAIFKGTSADDEGVKFSM, from the exons ATGCAGAAATTGGGTGATTTTAAGCTACCCCACTTCTTCAATTACCCTCCATACTTCAC CTTGCAGCCTGTAAGGGACACCCGTGAGAAGCAGGTACAACTTTGGAAGGATCTTATCCTTGACTACTGTAGAACACAAAAGATATTTGTGATTGGACTGGAAGAAGATTTTGCTCTATTTTCAAATCCTGTGATTGAAA GAAGAGGATTATTAACAAAGTTGCCACCCCTGTGCAGGCCCCCAAAAATCTATG GATCTCTAAGTCATGAAGCCAGGGAAGCATTCCTCTCAGCATTAGTTTCAGAAG GACGTGCAGAGTGGTTGGATAAGGGACATAGGAAATGTTTAATTCTCTGGCACCGTGTTCAAGATTGGGCTGACATTATCTTCCGCTTT GTAAAAGATAATGGGTTGGAGGACAGTGTTATGACAGTCGAGGAAATACGTTCAGGGATTGAATCTCGTGGGACAG AGCTTCATGGGATTGACCGGACAATACTAATGCGAGCTTTGAGAGTGCTAGAACAAAAGGGGAAGCTTGCTATATTCAAGGGAACCTCGGCTGATGATGAAGGCGTGAAATTCTCCATGTAA
- the LOC115972618 gene encoding vacuolar protein sorting-associated protein 25 isoform X2, whose protein sequence is MQKLGDFKLPHFFNYPPYFTLQPVRDTREKQVQLWKDLILDYCRTQKIFVIGLEEDFALFSNPVIERSLSHEAREAFLSALVSEGRAEWLDKGHRKCLILWHRVQDWADIIFRFVKDNGLEDSVMTVEEIRSGIESRGTELHGIDRTILMRALRVLEQKGKLAIFKGTSADDEGVKFSM, encoded by the exons ATGCAGAAATTGGGTGATTTTAAGCTACCCCACTTCTTCAATTACCCTCCATACTTCAC CTTGCAGCCTGTAAGGGACACCCGTGAGAAGCAGGTACAACTTTGGAAGGATCTTATCCTTGACTACTGTAGAACACAAAAGATATTTGTGATTGGACTGGAAGAAGATTTTGCTCTATTTTCAAATCCTGTGATTGAAA GATCTCTAAGTCATGAAGCCAGGGAAGCATTCCTCTCAGCATTAGTTTCAGAAG GACGTGCAGAGTGGTTGGATAAGGGACATAGGAAATGTTTAATTCTCTGGCACCGTGTTCAAGATTGGGCTGACATTATCTTCCGCTTT GTAAAAGATAATGGGTTGGAGGACAGTGTTATGACAGTCGAGGAAATACGTTCAGGGATTGAATCTCGTGGGACAG AGCTTCATGGGATTGACCGGACAATACTAATGCGAGCTTTGAGAGTGCTAGAACAAAAGGGGAAGCTTGCTATATTCAAGGGAACCTCGGCTGATGATGAAGGCGTGAAATTCTCCATGTAA